Proteins encoded in a region of the Vicia villosa cultivar HV-30 ecotype Madison, WI linkage group LG5, Vvil1.0, whole genome shotgun sequence genome:
- the LOC131606433 gene encoding uncharacterized protein LOC131606433, with amino-acid sequence MASSSSSTTFCNLKFHPKTPINSKKPFSLPRILHMKLQEEDNNNPTHQINRRQLILRSSELATIGAIFNLSGKKPEYLGVQKSSSALALCPATKNCVSTSENISDLIHYAPPWNYNPESRKSPVSREEAMEELIEVIESTRPDKFTPRIVERKEDYVRVEYQSSILGFVDDVEFWFPPGKRSIVEYRSASRLGNFDFDVNRKRIKVLRQELEKKGWASQDTI; translated from the exons AtggcatcatcttcttcttcaaccacaTTCTGCAACCTCAAGTTCCACCCCAAAACACCAATCAATAGTAAGAAACCTTTTTCTCTTCCTCGTATTCTTCACATGAAGCTCCAAGAGGAAGACAACAACAACCCTACCCATCAAATCAACCGAAG ACAACTCATTTTGAGAAGCAGCGAATTGGCAACCATTGGTGCCATCTTCAATTTAAG TGGGAAAAAGCCTGAATATCTTGGAGTTCAGAAAAGTTCATCAGCATTGGCTCTATGTCCAGCAACTAAGAATTGTGTGTCAACCTCTGAGAATATCAGTGATCTCATCCATTATGCTCCTCCTTG GAACTATAACCCTGAAAGCAGGAAAAGTCCTGTGAGCAGAGAGGAGGCAATGGAGGAACTAATAGaagtg ATAGAATCAACAAGACCGGACAAATTTACACCAAGAATAGTCGAAAGGAAAGAAGACTATGTTCGAGTGGAGTATCAAAGCTCAATCTTAGGG TTTGTAGACGACGTTGAGTTTTGGTTTCCACCGGGCAAACGTTCGATTGTGGAGTATCGATCTGCATCAAGATTGGGAAACTTTGATTTTGATGTTAATAGAAAAAGAATCAAG GTACTGAGACAAGAGTTGGAGAAGAAAGGATGGGCATCTCAAGATACTATATGA
- the LOC131606434 gene encoding pentatricopeptide repeat-containing protein At1g09220, mitochondrial-like yields the protein MKFARSLFDRMLIRSVVSWTLVIDGYTRVNKPLKALALFRKMVEVDGIEPNDVTLLAVFLAIASLGDIKMCRSVHGCVEKRGFNAVDIRIANVLIDLYAKCGCIESAGRFFWEMPDWRKNLVSWKSVISGFAIFGMVREAVETFERMEKAGVQPNHVAFLSVLNACSHGGLVEEGLVFFGKMVNDYGLVPDVKHFGCVIDMLGRAGRLEEAEKVVMQVPCEVANDVIWRTLLGACSVHDR from the coding sequence ATGAAATTCGCTCGGTCTTTGTTTGATCGGATGTTGATTCGGAGTGTTGTGTCATGGACTCTTGTTATTGATGGATATACGAGAGTGAATAAGCCGTTGAAAGCTTTGGCTTTGTTTAGGAAAATGGTTGAGGTTGATGGTATAGAGCCTAATGACGTTACTCTTTTGGCTGTTTTTCTTGCTATTGCTAGTCTTGGGGATATCAAGATGTGTAGGTCTGTTCATGGGTGTGTAGAGAAGAGAGGGTTTAACGCGGTTGATATAAGGATTGCGAACGTGTTGATTGATTTGTATGCGAAGTGTGGATGTATAGAGAGTGCGGGAAGATTCTTCTGGGAGATGCCTGACTGGAGGAAGAATTTGGTGTCGTGGAAATCTGTTATATCTGGTTTTGCTATATTTGGGATGGTGAGGGAAGCTGTGGAGACTTTTGAAAGAATGGAGAAGGCTGGGGTGCAGCCGAATCATGTGGCGTTCCTTAGTGTTTTGAATGCTTGTAGTCACGGTGGGTTGGTCGAGGAGGGGCTTGTGTTTTTCGGTAAAATGGTGAATGATTATGGACTTGTGCCGGATGTCAAACACTTTGGTTGTGTGATAGATATGCTTGGGAGAGCAGGGAGGTTGGAAGAAGCTGAAAAGGTTGTTATGCAGGTTCCTTGTGAGGTTGCAAACGATGTTATTTGGAGGACGCTTCTTGGAGCTTGCAGCGTTCATGATAGATAA
- the LOC131604424 gene encoding uncharacterized protein LOC131604424 — protein MADTSKTRSFQQDMLDPYYMHPSDNPGLAIVTPPLNNTNFHSWSRSLKLALMSKNKLGFIDGTLTRPAITDPNFVLWNRCNNMVMAWITNSIDKEISESVLWIDSAKEIWEELHERYHQGDIFRISDLQEEIYAQKQGDLSVTQYFTTLKKLWQEFDNFRPLPTCQCEPSCHCQLLPTIKTYRENDYVIRFLKGLNDQYAPVRSQIMLLNPLPSVNKVFSMLIQQERQIFTPLPDEKMIAQIQQSSAKNRPTDLTTKPSYNPKTKGLKICSYCNKPGHTIEVCFKKTWLSTLP, from the coding sequence ATGGCCGATACTTCAAAAACTCGATCTTTTCAACAAGACATGTTAGATCCCTACTATATGCACCCCAGTGACAATCCTGGGTTAGCCATCGTCACTCCACCTCTCAACAACACCAATTTTCACTCATGGTCAAGATCCCTTAAACTTGCTCTCATGTCCAAGAACAAATTAGGGTTCATTGATGGAACCCTAACTCGTCCAGCCATCACCGATCCCAATTTTGTCCTATGGAACCGCTGCAACAACATGGTAATGGCATGGATCACGAATTCCATCGACAAAGAAATCTCGGAAAGTGTTCTCTGGATCGACTCTGCCAAAGAAATCTGGGAAGAACTCCATGAAAGATACCACCAAGGCGACATCTTTCGCATATCTGACCTGCAAGAAGAGATCTACGCTCAGAAACAAGGTGATCTATCTGTTACTCAATACTTCACCACCTTAAAAAAGCTATGGCAAGAATTCGATAATTTTCGTCCTTTGCCTACTTGTCAGTGCGAACCTTCTTGCCATTGTCAACTTTTACCCACCATCAAAACTTACAGGGAGAATGATTATGTCATTCGTTTTCTTAAAGGTCTGAATGATCAGTATGCCCCTGTTAGATCCCAAATCATGCTTCTAAATCCCCTACCTAGTGTTAATAAGGTCTTTTCTATGCTTATTCAACAAGAAAGACAAATCTTTACACCTCTACCTGATGAAAAGATGATAGCCCAAATTCAACAATCTTCTGCAAAAAACCGGCCCACTGATCTCACCACCAAACCTTCTTACAAtccaaaaaccaaaggtttgaaAATATGCAGTTACTGCAATAAACCTGGCCACACCATAgaggtttgcttcaaaaaaacaTGGCTTTCCACCTTACCTTAA